CCATGGCAACTATGTGCCCCTCCTGTGCCCAAGGCAGACATCGTCAATCAGTCATTGCATTCTTTTCTGGTGAGCCTCGGTGGGGCTCAGGATTCTCAGAGCTTCAGGCAGTCACTACCAGTTACCAGGAGTTGGCACAGAATCGGAAACCCATTTGCTTTCCCTGATCCTATTAAAAGCCCCTCTTTTTCTTGACCAGGATTGGTCAACGGGAAGCCCACCAGGTGAATGAGGTCCTTGGGCATGCTGTGTTCTTTCCCACACAgtactgttttaaaatataatttgaatgcCTTTAGTCGAGGCATATAGTCTGTCACAGTCCCAGCCTTTCCCTGTTGTCTCACATCTGGCCTACtttgtacatttatatattgccCAGCCACTCAGGTATTTAGAGTTGTCCTCTGCCCATTGCTGAGGTCTCCAAAGGGCACTCAGAACCTCTATTTGTAATGAGGAATAAGTAATTGAGAGACTAAGGACTTTAAATCGTGGTCTTTGAATTTTAATAAGGATCAAATAatcaaattcttaaaaataataggCTGAATTATAACGATGAGACTTCAGATATCAGCCACTGGAAATTAAGGGGCTCTTCGAGCTTCTTAAATCATCCAGTGAAAACTAATTATTAAAAATAGGTAAATATTAATAACCACCATGCATTGGGTACTTACTACTGATCAGTCACTGTTGCAGGCACTTTAGTAACAATGATAGCGCAGTTCTTGAGCACTcactgtattatctcatttaactgcCCTGATAATTAGAGAGCGGGTATGTCCAGTGCTGTGTGGATAGACTGActctcagagaaagaggagaggaggtggagagagagggagggaggaaagggacagaaagtggcagaggaagagaagaagccCTGATGTGTAGTGTTTCTGACTTATAGACGTAAATATCCCCGTTGTGGCCGATCTCAAACTGCCAGTGGTTTCCTGAGTACTTAGGTCAGCAGACTGGTACAGGTACCGCACACTCTCTCATAGACTAGGAAACTGGGACTCGGGCGGCGTGCCTACCCGAGAACACAGCCAGAAGAGGCGGAATCGTGACCCGGGTCTGTGAGCGCCAGCCCATCCTTCAGGGCAGTCACAGGACGCTTGAGTCCATCAGCCAGTAGGAAAGAATCTGGGAGAGAAAAGAACCAGGGGGTCAGTGTCGGAGGCAGACATCACAGAGGAGGGAGCAGGAAGAGCCCCAGCCTGCCACAGGCCTGCGTTCAAGTCTAGCCTCCCTTGCAGGCTGCACGGGCTTGGGTGGGTCTTCACCTCTCCTGGCCTCAGTGTCCGCATTTTTCAAATGGGAACAATGATAGCACCCACCTTGAAGGGTGGAAGTGCCAGAAATGACCATGTGAATTCCTGTTGTACGAGTACCCAACACACGGTGCTCCTCGCCTTGTAGGAAATCCTCAGGAGCGCTCAGGGAGGAACCTCCCTTTCCGAGGTGGGATAACAGGAACCAGAAGGAGCCGAGCTCTTGGGAGCATGGGTGAGAGGTTAGGAAGTACCCACTGCAGAGCAAATTAATCAACCCAAAGGGCATGGCAAGGGGACTCCATTTGACTGATAGCAGCCTCATTCTCTtttccctgtgtttttttttaatagctagcGCCATCATAGGGATCATATTcatcaaagaaaaatggaaacctAAAGACTTTCTGAGTAAGTTCACTGATTTGAGCCCCTGTTCTTACTTTTATGCTTGTACTTTTTGTTCATTATAAAAGCAGCTCACCCCAATTTAGAGATCATCTGTCTCCTGCTCCCCTCTGTGGTTCTATAGCCCATCCTCATAGGGCTCTGAGAGCTGAGTTTATAAATCTGTGGCTCTCAAGTGTGGCTCCATATTAGAATCATCTGTGAGACTTTTTAAAGTGGGCTTCCATTCATTCCATTcaatcagtatttattgagcatctgtctGTTGGTGGGATTTTAAGAAACTGTTTCCCTAACAGAGTTCTTATGCAACAAGAAATAAATGTGGATGTCAGACATAAGAGATCAgaagttatattttattcataataaaaGCCAGATTAGAGCATGGAGCTGCTCACTCTCATCCCTAAATGCCCCAGTTACCAAGTAGTCCTTGGACCAGTCTCCCAAGGAAACTGAGTTTACAGAATGGAACACAAACTCAGAATTACTGCTTCACATAATCTGGGTCAGAGAAGGAAGTTATAAGAGCAAAGCCTCAATGTTTAGActgagaatgaaaataaaagacatttaatGTAGTATTACATTTTCTAAAGACAGTGGAATAAAATCAGTATATTTAGTTTATCCCAGAAAAATCTAGACGCCTTTGTTCACTTTATGTGCAGCTCAGAACTCACCACCCTTCTCAGCTTTTCTGGGCCTAAGCTGGACCTCAAGAGGCTTTTCAGCAACTCCACAGGGTGAAGTAGGTGAGATAGGACCCCAGGGGAGACTCAGGACACTCTTGTCCTTTAGCCGGGGGCATGCCTCGTGGGTCCCTATTAGTCATGGAGTAGAATATTGATCGTATTCAAACGGTTCCCTTGGGAGTAGGTTAAATAGCCAGGAGGGAAAGGATGAGGTAGTTTTTAAAAGGAAGGTGGTTCTTTTTATCTTGCCCATAAAGCAATTCTAGCTTTAAAATGTTTCCCATAAAATGCATGTTAAAACCACAGTGCAATACCAGAATGgctgaatgaagaagaaaaaatctgCAGTTTTACTCTCACACCCTGTGGTGGGAGTGTAaagtggtacaaccactttggaaaactgtttgacAGTCAGTACTAAACTGATCGTCCACATATCCtacgacccaggaattccactcctagttctATGCCCAACGGAAATACATACATAGTTTTTCCAAATGGCATGTATAAGCATGTTCATAGGAACATTATTTGTTATAACCCAAGACTGAGACTGTGTGAAGGCCCGTCGGTGGTAGGATGGGTCAGTTGTGTCTTACACAATGGGCTGCATGTAGCAGCAACAGGAAGCACCCTCCATACACACCGCAGAGCAGCTGAATCTCACAGACACAGTCTTGCATGAACACAGACTTGAGAGAACTTACCGTATGAATCCATTTATATAAAGCACGGCAAATCGTTGGTGCTGCTACAAGTCCGTGGGGCCTAGTGGTTGGAAGGGGGTACAGGTGGGAATGGGGTTCCTGCTAATGCTCCCTGCTGGTCACATGGGTGTCCTCACTGGTGAGAACTCATCAAATACTTCTTATATGCATGCTCCATGTCATTACagtttttttaacattaaatgtTGCATTTTAGTAACATTCAGGAAGATAGCCTGCTTTATAAAGTAGAGAAAAGCCCAAACTACAAGTAACAGGCCACGGTGTGTGTCTCCTAAGCACATCCTGGCCTCCCTGAGACACCCCTCCTCCCTACAGGGCGCTACTTCCTGTCCTTTACTGGCTGTGGCTTGGCTGCCGTGGGCACCTACTTGCTGGTGACATTCGCACCTAACAGTCACGAGAAGATGACAGGAGAGAACATCACCAGGCACCTTGTGAGCTGGCCTTTTCTCCTGTACACGGTAAGAGGGGCCTCTGGGCCTCCCACCCAAGACGATGGTGGGGGGGATCAAGTCCTGGAAACCGGAGACCTGAACACCCAGCAATAATGGATTTGTGGGAATGGTGACCCATTTCCCAGCACTGAAGACCATGCCCGTGGGGCAGACGCAGTTCTCAGGGAATTGCTTTTTAACTTACGCCCTGAGTAATGTCTAAAGCTGCATATATAATATGTTATATCATATTTTAGAGGAATTGGTAGGTGTGTATCTATAAAGGACTGGTTGGAAAGATGAATTCTGTTAGTAGTTGTCTCTGGGACAGCGAATTAtgattgaattttattttgtcttcatcCTTCTGCTTTATCCAGAATTTCTACAGTGACCATTTAAAACTTGTATGgtgagaaaaaaagttaaaattttaaataattgtagaatgttatttatttctgcacAGAAGACAGTAGAAACTTTGTGTCCTAAAACCCCACCCAAAGTACAATCCTCTCTGCCCCAGTGGTATCCCATGTTAGGTCTACAAATAAATTAAGGCATACATCTAAAGTATTCGATGAAGCTACTCGTATATTTCTGTTCCATATCcggcactgtgctaaatgctttttttttgtatcacctCAGCTTCTTTCAATAATCCTATAGAGTGTCTTCTCCCCATTTCATAGACGAGAAAACTGGCATTCAGGGAGATTAGCTAACTTGCTCCCAGTCCCCTGAGGGGAGAGCTGGGCGCCAGGCCTGCCTGGACTCATGTGGCGCCTCCCTTCACCATGGCCTACTAATGAGGGCGTTCACTCTTTTCCCTTTGACACGAGCCGCCTGGGACTGCTCTAGAGGCCCCCGAATGTCCTTTTTGCTCAGATTGCCCACAAGGCAGAAGACAGATTTCCCCAAGACTGGGGCTGTTATCTCCCTCCCACCAGTCAGCCAAAGAGGTGGGCAAAGAGAAATGTCTGCAAGGCAGAGCCAAAGACCTGTCTCTTCAGGAAAAGCGCTACCCTAGGACACAGACTTTTCTCTCAATTCTGGTCTCAaatgtgttacgtactgtgtgaCTTTGACCAAGTCACTTAACTGGAAGCTCTGCCTCCCTCGCTGTAAACTGACAGGAGTCACCTGAAGTGGAGAGGTTGTGGGGAGAGACATGAGGTGGAAAACTCAGCCAGCACTTGGCAGATGCTCAGGGACCAATTCAGTCTGTCCTCCTTCGTGATGGCTGTGAGGTAGTGCTGCCAACTAGAGAGATTTGGCCAAACCAAATTCAGTAATATTTATGGATTGTTTGCTATGGGTCAGACACTGGGGATAcaaacagtaaatgagacgtgCTCATAGAAGTTCTGGTCCATCAGGAGGCACCAGCACATACCCAGCCAGCTCACGATAGAACGCCAAGTGCTGGTCCTGCCTCCATCTAAGCCTCATGAAGAGAGGCCCAGAAACCGGGCCTGCCGAATGCAGGCACGGTGATTGAGAATGTTGATGAGTCACTCTACATCCACTTGATGGGGTATTCTGCAGCAATTAAAGATAATTATGACAACTtcacaaaacacaaaaattgTTTATGATAACTAAAAACAGCCCAATACAAAATTGTGCATTGACTGTGATGACAAGTAGGTAAAATACGTATTCACTGCAACAAAGATAGGAAgaaacaaggaaatgaaaacagctgTTTTTTTATGGTCACCGAttatgtgaaattttaaaagttttcttttcaaaatgccCACTAATGTTTCtgcatttgtttttataataaataaacttTGGTAGGCAAATGGCACTGAGCCCTTGTCAGAGTTTTCTGCTTTCACTTTGCTGGGGGCCTGGGGCTGACTTTGCTTCTTGAGAAAGTATTGTCAAGTGTCCAGGcctttaaggaaaagaaaggctGAGTTGTTGATGTAAGAGGGGAAACTTCTCACACGTCAGACTAGACTTGCCACTGTCCAGTGGTAGGATTCTACTGACTGAGTACCTTCTAAACCCCAGACACCAGGCCTTCTGTCTTCAGGCAGTGGTGCCTCGTGGGAAAGCTCATGGGCCCTGGAGCCAgactgtctgggttcaaatcctgactttcCCATTTACTAGCTTGGGATTGCAATAATAGCTATTTCATAGAATTAGTGTGCTTATTTGATGATTTTAGTATGGATAAAATGCTTGGAATAGTGCCTGGCGTACTGATGAGTTCATTAAGCGTAAGCTATGATTATGGCCCTATAAAGTAAGAATTAGTATCATCCCAGTTTCGCAGAAGAAGtaattgaggtttagagaagtaacttggccaaggtcacacaactagtttAGAAGTAGATCCAAGTTCGTATCTTGGCCTCTCTGACTCCAAATGTCCTCGTCTTTCTGCTCCACCAATTCGCACCCATCAGAGGCTTCGTTAGGGGCCAAGGGGCATGTATACTTGTACACTTAACCAAAGAGCTCTTCTCCTTGGTGAGCAGGCGTCTCCCTATCTGGCTGATCCCCAGAGTTAATGGGGTTACCTGCGGAGCAGTGAAGTGGGAAGAACATCTTGCCTGATGAGACTTGACCAGGCAGGGGGATATGAGGCCAGCACATGCCCTCAGGGCCCCAGTGGACTCCTTCTCGGTGCTGTCCGAGGATGACGGACATTCTTTCGGTGATCCCTCCTCCTCCGCAGTAGTTTGGGGAATGCTGGGTGTCCCAGTTCCCTTTCAGCAATGAGAGCCCGTGGTTTTGACTGCCTAACCCCCGCCCAGCCCTCCAGGGCCTGCAGTGTCCCTGTCCCTCTGGCCCACTGACCTTCCCCCCTGCTGCCCCGTAGCTTGTGGAGATCGTGCTGTTCTGCCTGCTGCTGTACTTCTACAAGGAGAAGAATGCCAACAGCATCGTTGTGATTCTGCTCTTGGTGGCGTTGCTTGGTAAGTGGGGGCCTGGGTGAGTGAGCGAGTCTTGCCACCGCTGGGAAGCACCAGAAGGTGCCCGCTGTCTGCGCTCAGCCTTCTCACTCAGTTTCCAAGTCTCCTGAGTGCCAGGCAGGGGGCTGGAAACTGGCAACAGACCCCAGTCCTCGGGGAGCCACCCCTCCAACGGAGGGAAATGGCAATAAACAAGTAGACAGACGCATAGGTGATGGAAGTTTGGGCAGTGACGAatacagtgagggagagagcaGAGTAAGGGGGAGCTGGGTTAGGAGGTTATTTCAGAGAAGTCAGGGGTGAAGCACGTCCCAGCCACTGAGCCTTAGAGGTTCCTGTAGACCCTCTGAGGTTAGGAGTTAATTCTAGATTCAAAGGCAAGAACTGATTTTGCCctctcacttttttctttctttcctttcggAGGGGTGGATGCCCCTGGGGAATGGCTCCTAAATCAGACTGGGGACTAGGCCCTCACTCCACATAGAATTTGATACAGTaaacagagctgtgagaaatgcCTGTTGTGCCTGGGGAAGAAGTGGGTGGGTGAGACCCTGCTGCTGCCCCCCAGTGACTCTGTGGCCCCCAGCTTGTGGCTCTCCCATGTAAGCCACACTGTCCTCTGAAACCGGGCATAAAAGAACACCCAAATCCCaggggagaggagggcagaggagatgagcaCTGGTGCCCGATACGTGCTGGATCTGTGTTGCCCACACTGAGCACCCACTCCAGCAACAGGCCATCAGCCTCACAGATGTGCCACCATAGGACAGAgttccattcttttatttttttttaaacagctttgttGAGATGCCATTTACATACATAAAGTCCACCTGTTTAAAGTGTACAGTATAAGTGGGTCATACAGTATGTGGCTTTGTGTGACTGGCTCCTCTCACGGAGCATAACGTCTCAGATCCATCCACACTGTGGTGGGTGGGTGTCAGCAGTCCCTTccttagtgattttgttttcaaagtgGATTGGAAGATCCCAGTCTCCAAACGTTCTCCCTTTGTGAGCAGGAAGGCCAGAAGGCCCTCAGGCACATGGGCCACTCTCTTTCCGTCCCCCTCTCCAACAAAGAGAGCTTGATGCAAAGGCTTGTCTGAACTGCCTGCTGATGTTTCAAACTGTAGTCTCTGTAGCTGAGGGGCCCAGAAGGATGTGTGTGAGGGGCAGCTCACGGGCAAAATATAAGGGATCTGATGCAAACAGGACTTCTTACCACATAAATACTGGGTGGCTCTGCCAGTGGTGCCTCCATCTTTTTTACCAAGTTTTTGGGGTCTGAGGCACCCACAAGTCCTCATTCGCCTTCTGCAGGCTCCatgacagtggtgacagtgaaggCTGTGGCCGGGATGCTTGTCTTGTCCATACAGGGCAACCTGCAGCTCGACTACCCCATCTTCTACGTGATGTTCGTGTGCATGGTGGCAACTGCTGTCTACCAAGCCGCGTGAGTTGCAAGTTCTTTTCCCAGTCATGCCTTTGACCACATGGTTCTCACCTGAAATGCCCATCTTCTCACCTGTGTCCCCAGCATCGCCACTAAGAAGAGCCATTCCTGGTTCTTAAGAAACTCAGAGCTCTTACCACATTCTGCCTATTGttgcaattattttttttaaaacaaattttcagaTGGAGGTGGGCCTCAAGCCATGTGTCTGTGGCAAGCTTGGGAGCAAAGCATAAACCCCAGACCTAGAGCTATACAAGGATGTTATTTCTATAAACCTGAGGAATGTTCCTTCACGCGGCATATTCATATTTCAAACCAAGTCTATTGTCAGCAGCTTTCCCTCAGCCTCTCCAGGGCCCCACAGCCCACTGACCAGAGTGCTTCTGTATTGAAGGTTTCTAAGTCAAGCCTCTCAGATGTATGACTCCTCCTTGATCGCCAGTGTGGGCTACATTCTGTCCACCACCGTTGCCGTCACCGCAGGTAAGAGCGACCGAtcactagatttctgtcttctgccTCAGCAGCGGGGCATTACCTcggtggggaaggaggaggctCTGCTCCTGTTGGAAGGCCAATTCTACTTAGTTGTTCTGCCATTCAGAGTTGTATATGGCTTCATGGAGGAAGTGCAGGATTTAGAGCCAGAGAGACCTGGGTTTGCATCCAGGCACAGAGCTGTGTAGCTCCAGGGCAATCACTTAACctctccgagcctcagtttcACATTCATAAAATGGGAGTAGTAACACTTAACTCTGAGAATTGAAATATGTACAATCCAAATGTCCCCTATTTTGTGCTGCTTATGCAATGTTTCTTTAATGATTTTTGCCGTCATCTGCTGGCTGCACAGCCTCCACTGGCTAAGTGAGTGCAGATTTCTTCCACATAACTTTTAGAGATCATGAGTATATGAAACATTTGCAACATAACAGGTGCTCAATACATAGCCATCATTATTATGCTCTCTTTTTCCTCTGCTCCCCCACCCAATTTATTTTCTTGGTCTTTCTGAGGTGGCTTCAGAAGCATATCAGAATTTGTTTTTAAGTGGCTGTGGCAACTAAACTCTTCAGAGTAAAAAGACCAATAAGAACCAGTGTGCCTCCCTGTAAGGAAAGCCTACTGCAAAGCCATATGCTTTGCACTGCTCTTGGACAGGTGGTACCCAGATCCTGCCCACGGAGGTGGGAAATGCTCCCTGTGAGCAGTACCAGGAACCGAGTGGGGCACTGACCCAGAGCAGCCAGAAAGCTAACCCAGCAGAAAGCTTTGAGTCATGGTCAAGAACTTGGGGGCAGTCAAGGCAGAAAGGATGAGCTAACACCACAATTTGAGTCAGAAGTCGCTCAATGGATCAGGAGCATGAAGCCCAAGGAGGTGACATGAGTCCAGCCAGATGCTGGCTGCAGGGTGAGAGTGGCAGACCCATGTCACTCCCATGCCTTGGGAGCAGACCTGCAGGCTTGGCATCTGCTGGCCATGTGAGGTTGGAAAGTTTTGACAGCTTAACATGAAGCTTCATCTTAagaaagctgggggtggggggtgtaaaGCTGGTACATGAGGGCCTTATTCATAGCATTGTTTCACTGGGGAAAGCTGGGTGCAGGGCACATGGGAACTGTGTACTATTTTTGTGAATCTAATACTATCTCAaagtaaagtttttttaaaaagatggagaTAGAAAGGCTACggagagaaagagaagtcaaTCTGTGCCCCCAAATAGCTTTTATCCCATTCTTCTAATAGTTTACTGAGTGCAATCATAATATTTTTTGATCACTTGGTTTCCTGCAGGGAAGAAAGCTTAGCCAAAGCCTGTGTAGACAAACATGGTGATTAGAAAACAGCTCAcccatattttctttcatttgctgCTGCAGGTGCAGTATTTTACCTGGACTTCGTCGGGGAGGATGCGCTGCACATCTGCATGTTTGCACTGGGGTGAGTTCCATCCTGCGCCCTGGCCTCAAGGGCATTGCGTGTAGAATCCCAGGCAGGTTGCCTCTCTCTCCCCATCATTGTTTGCTTCAGCCTCTCAGGCAGTCCTTGAGGGCAGTGGGACAGCTGGGACTTGGAGCTTTGTCCCCAGAGGTGAGCATTTCGCTCCCCAAAGGACTTTTATCctcttcccctttcttctcttttgggcTTTAAACTCCTGATCATTTCTATAGTATCATATtttgacacatgaaaagattctcaacctCACCTCAGGTCAAAGAAATTGAtattgaaagctacatgagacaCCAATATTTTGCAAAAGTGAACAGGACTGATAATATCCTTTTTGGTAAGAGGATGAGGAAAGCAGTTCTCTGCCACACTCTGAGAGGTTCTTTAATGCAGGAGGAGGATTTGGCAATGCCAACCAAAATTATACATGAGCATACTTTTGGATCCAACAGTCCATTTCTAATCATTTATCTTGGAAAAATAATTGAGATGGAACACAAAGACACATGTACGAGgctatttattgatttttaagttAATTGTATAAGCAAATcattggaagcagcctaaatgccCAGGAGAAgaatattggttaaataaataaggGTATATCCATATAATAAAGCATCATGCTGCCATTTCAAAAAATTGAGGCCAGTCTCAAGGTAGAGATATAGAACCATATCTAGGACATATTAAATGGAACAAGttacacttaaaaaatgtataCTCTACCCTATGATCCAGAATtcacatctatatatatatatataccccccAAAATGAGTACATTCATTGGCAAAATGACTCATACATGAATGCTTATAGTAGCTTTATTCGTAATATGCCCAAATTGGATACAACCCAAATGTTTATCAGCGGGAGAATGGAAAGCTAATAGTTTGTTCAGACAATGGAttcaacatattaaaaataatgaactacCAATTTACACAATAAAgtggatgaatcttaaaaacatttaccaagtgaaagaaaccagacataaAAGAGCACACACTGTATGATTTAACACAAGAAGTTCAAAAACAGGCCCTTTGAATCTGT
The sequence above is a segment of the Manis pentadactyla isolate mManPen7 chromosome 4, mManPen7.hap1, whole genome shotgun sequence genome. Coding sequences within it:
- the NIPAL3 gene encoding NIPA-like protein 3 isoform X2, translating into MDAAHGGALQLQQLPPTSSASSLSDSSFSYKENLIGALLAIFGHLVVSIALNLQKYCHIRLAGSKDPRAYFKTKTWWLGLFLMLLGELGVFASYAFAPLSLIVPLSAVSVIASAIIGIIFIKEKWKPKDFLRRYFLSFTGCGLAAVGTYLLVTFAPNSHEKMTGENITRHLVSWPFLLYTLVEIVLFCLLLYFYKEKNANSIVVILLLVALLGSMTVVTVKAVAGMLVLSIQGNLQLDYPIFYVMFVCMVATAVYQAAFLSQASQMYDSSLIASVGYILSTTVAVTAGAVFYLDFVGEDALHICMFALGCLIAFLGVFLITRNRKKFIPFEPYISMDAMPERDSREFFTPSIK
- the NIPAL3 gene encoding NIPA-like protein 3 isoform X3; translation: MDAAHGGALQLQQLPPTSSASSLSDSSFSYKENLIGALLAIFGHLVVSIALNLQKYCHIRLAGSKDPRAYFKTKTWWLGLFLMLLGELGVFASYAFAPLSLIVPLSAVSVIASAIIGIIFIKEKWKPKDFLRRYFLSFTGCGLAAVGTYLLVTFAPNSHEKMTGENITRHLVSWPFLLYTLVEIVLFCLLLYFYKEKNANSIVVILLLVALLGSMTVVTVKAVAGMLVLSIQGNLQLDYPIFYVMFVCMVATAVYQAAFLSQASQMYDSSLIASVGYILSTTVAVTAGAVFYLDFVGEDALHICMFALGCLIAFLGVFLITRNRKKFIPFEPYISMDAMPDEGAG